A genomic window from Chitinophaga pollutisoli includes:
- a CDS encoding DUF1579 domain-containing protein, whose amino-acid sequence MKRICLFMLLACSTFLSATAQEEAAQKAWMDYMTPGPMHKMMSMSTGTWNTDLTFWMSPDGPSSKSTGTCVYRMVLGDRYQESVHTGDMGGMQFEGHGITAYDNAKKVFQSIWYDNMSTGIMVLEGKLDEATRTLTLTGESTDPMGKPLGIREVFKWVDDNTQMMEMYMMQDGKEFKSMEMKLTRK is encoded by the coding sequence ATGAAACGCATATGTTTGTTTATGCTCCTCGCCTGCAGTACATTTTTATCCGCCACCGCACAGGAAGAAGCCGCCCAAAAAGCGTGGATGGACTACATGACGCCGGGCCCCATGCACAAAATGATGTCCATGTCCACCGGCACCTGGAATACCGATCTCACCTTCTGGATGTCGCCCGACGGGCCTTCTTCCAAATCCACCGGCACCTGCGTGTACCGGATGGTCCTGGGCGACCGCTACCAGGAGTCGGTGCATACGGGCGACATGGGCGGCATGCAGTTCGAGGGCCACGGGATCACGGCCTACGACAATGCCAAGAAAGTGTTCCAATCGATCTGGTACGACAATATGAGTACCGGCATCATGGTACTGGAAGGCAAGCTGGACGAGGCTACCCGCACACTCACCCTCACCGGCGAATCGACAGACCCCATGGGTAAGCCGCTCGGTATCCGGGAAGTTTTCAAATGGGTGGACGACAACACCCAAATGATGGAAATGTACATGATGCAGGACGGTAAAGAGTTTAAGAGCATGGAAATGAAGCTGACGCGGAAGTAG